The Bdellovibrio bacteriovorus genomic interval TATCCGCTTTAGTGACAATACCAATCCAAGGTTTGCCGCTTTTTGAAACCAGATCCAAGATTTTTTCAGCATCTTCTGGTTTTCCTTCATCGACACTGACGATAGCCAAAAGAGCATCTGAATCGGCGATCACCTCTTCGGCCTCTTTAGCCAAGAAATTATTCAGACCTTTATCAGCCTTGATGATACCTGGAGCATCAACAAAAACAATCTGTCCTTTATCCGTGCTCCAAATACCTAAGATACGACGGCGAGTCGTTTGTGGTTTCGCCGACACGATAGAGACTTTTTCATCCACAAGGTAGTTCATCAAAGTGCTCTTCCCTGCGTTGGGTTGTCCGATCAATCCCAAAAATCCTGCTTTATAACCCATTTTAATTCGTCTCCTTATACTTCATTTCCAGGGCTTGTTTTGCCGCAGATTGCTCTGCATTCTTTTTACTGCGCCCTCGCCCCTGGGCCCAAACATCATCTTTAATCTTCACACACACCAAGAACTGTCGGTCATGAGGCGGTCCTTCTTCAGCTAAGACCTCGTAGCGAGGTGTTTCTTTGAGGGACTTTTGCACCAGTTCTTGAAGGCGCGTTTTATAATCTCGTTCAAAATCTTCAGTGCCGCACACTTTTTCAGTGAGCTTCGTGAATTCGCTGCGGATAAATTTTTTGGCCGCCTCGAATCCACCATCTAAGTACATCGCACCGACGATGGCTTCAAAAGAAGAGGCAATAAGTCGGGGCTTCTGTGCTCCCCCGGTCATTGTCTCGCCTTTTCCTAGATGCATAAGTTTATTTAATTCCATGTCCAGCGCGAGTTCAGAAAGAACTTCTTCATTCACGATGCTGGCGCGCTTTTTTGAAAGCCCGCCTTCAGTGTCTTCCGGGAACTTTTCAAAAAGGAATTCCCCGACCACTAAATCCAAAACCGCGTCACCCAGAAATTCTAATTTCTCGTTATGCTCGGTCGCGTTTTTAAGTTCGTTCGCGTAACTCTTATGAGTCAAAGCTCGTTGCAAGAGGGCTTGGTTTTTAAAAGTGTACCCTAGCCTCGTTTCAAGATTTGTCACGGCACCACCTCACCAAGCAAGTGACCTTCCATGTGTTGTTTATTGGAATGGTCGTAGCCCGAAATCTTTACGTCGATCTCTTGGCCCGCCCAGTGATCGATAAAGCTATCCGCCCCTAAAATATCCACGGGCCAGTAATCATGGCTGAGCCCCTGACCACCCTTTGCCGCATTCTTAAGAATCAAAACTTTCTTGGTTTGACCGATTTGCGATTTCGCAAGATCTGTATAACGAGAAAGACTTAGCTCACGAAGGCGCGCCGCACGCTCCGCACGAATATGCGGATAAACCGAGACGTCCATTGCCGCTGCACGAGTTCCTTGTCTTTCACTGTAGGGAAAAACGTGGATTTTCGTCCAAGGCGTTTGCGCTAAAGTATTGTAAGTGTCTTGGAACTGTTCTTCGGTTTCCGTGGGAAATCCTACGATCACATCCATACCGACAAAAGAGCCCGGTACTTTTTTAGCAATCGCATTTAAAGACTTCACCACATCCTCTTGCGTGTATTTGCGCTTCATATGGAAAAGCACATCTGTATTCGCACTTTGAATACTCATATGGAAATGAGGACACATACGCGGATCTTGGTAAAGCTCTAAAAGTCTTTCAGACACTTCGACAGGTTCTAGACTTGATAGACGGAAGCGAGGCATTTTCGTGCGCACTAAAAGATTTTCGATTAAATCTTCCATCACGTACTTCTTGCCGCCCACTTCATCTTCGTAATCACCGATGTGAACGCCCGTAAGGACAACTTCGCGAGAACCCTCGGCGTAAAGTTCATTCACGCGATTGACTAGATCGGCAACAGAGATCGATCGACTCTTTCCGCGAGCGTACGGAATGATACAGTAAGTGCAAAAGCTATTACAGCCATCTTGAATCTTTAAGAAAGTGCGAGTGTGATGTTTTTCAATACCACCACCAGCTTCTAAGTCTTCTTTTTTAAAGATGTTCGACTTAAATACTTTTTCTGTAAGTTCACCGCGGAAGTGTTTGTTTAAAAGATCTGGCAAAGATCCTTTATGAGAATTGGCAACAACCAAATCCGCACCCGGAAGGTTAGAAAAAGACCCGGTATCCACTTGCGCCGCACAGCCTGTAACAACGATCGTGCAGAAAGGATCTTTTACTTTTAAACGACGAATATAGCGAAGTGCTTCTTTCGTAGCTTCGGCCGTCACCGCACACGTGTTAAGAACATGAACGCGCGCATTTTTCTCTCCAGAGACAATCGGAGCAAAACCGTTGGCGTTCAGATTCTTTTGAATCAAGCCCGTGTCGTAAGTATTCACCTTACAACCAAAGGTATGGACTTGATACTTCACAGAGTGATCCATCCGCCCCCCACCAATTGT includes:
- the rnc gene encoding ribonuclease III, with protein sequence MTNLETRLGYTFKNQALLQRALTHKSYANELKNATEHNEKLEFLGDAVLDLVVGEFLFEKFPEDTEGGLSKKRASIVNEEVLSELALDMELNKLMHLGKGETMTGGAQKPRLIASSFEAIVGAMYLDGGFEAAKKFIRSEFTKLTEKVCGTEDFERDYKTRLQELVQKSLKETPRYEVLAEEGPPHDRQFLVCVKIKDDVWAQGRGRSKKNAEQSAAKQALEMKYKETN
- the mtaB gene encoding tRNA (N(6)-L-threonylcarbamoyladenosine(37)-C(2))-methylthiotransferase MtaB codes for the protein MDHSVKYQVHTFGCKVNTYDTGLIQKNLNANGFAPIVSGEKNARVHVLNTCAVTAEATKEALRYIRRLKVKDPFCTIVVTGCAAQVDTGSFSNLPGADLVVANSHKGSLPDLLNKHFRGELTEKVFKSNIFKKEDLEAGGGIEKHHTRTFLKIQDGCNSFCTYCIIPYARGKSRSISVADLVNRVNELYAEGSREVVLTGVHIGDYEDEVGGKKYVMEDLIENLLVRTKMPRFRLSSLEPVEVSERLLELYQDPRMCPHFHMSIQSANTDVLFHMKRKYTQEDVVKSLNAIAKKVPGSFVGMDVIVGFPTETEEQFQDTYNTLAQTPWTKIHVFPYSERQGTRAAAMDVSVYPHIRAERAARLRELSLSRYTDLAKSQIGQTKKVLILKNAAKGGQGLSHDYWPVDILGADSFIDHWAGQEIDVKISGYDHSNKQHMEGHLLGEVVP